The Bacteroidales bacterium DNA segment CATTGTTCCACTATCGTTATATACGCATTCATCCCTTTGAAGATGGTAATGGTCGTATTGCCCGACTGATGGTGAACTTTATCCTTACTCGCCACGATTATCCGATGATTGTAGTCCGTAGTCGCAAAAAGAGTGAGTACTTGGAGGCTTTACATCAAGCCGATCTTGAAGTCGGTCCTGTACCAAGCGATGGCGCTCATGCAGATATTAAGGATATTCGACCATTCTTGAAATACTTCAATGAGTTAGTGGCGACAGAGGTGTATAATGATGTGCTGTTTGTGAGCGAAAAGAATGAAAATGTGTGGTGGTATGATGGCGAACGAATAGTATTCCGCACTCCGAACTACACGAAGATATTAAATGCTATGCGAACTGAACCCACACTGACATTGGCTGATATGCGTGAGATTACGGGTATCAGCATTGCAGCCATCCAAAAACTACTCGATCAACTTATTCAAAAGAAATATGTTGAGCGTGGCGAGAAGGATGGTAGCTGGAGAGTGTTTGTGACGCAGTAGGAAATTGACATTATATAATCTATGTTATTATGGAACAAAATAAAAAATACTTCGCTTTTATAAGTTATTCTCACGATGATGAAGAATGGGCCAAATGGTTGCAACATGAATTTGAACATTATCATCTCCCG contains these protein-coding regions:
- a CDS encoding Fic family protein, which produces LFHYRYIRIHPFEDGNGRIARLMVNFILTRHDYPMIVVRSRKKSEYLEALHQADLEVGPVPSDGAHADIKDIRPFLKYFNELVATEVYNDVLFVSEKNENVWWYDGERIVFRTPNYTKILNAMRTEPTLTLADMREITGISIAAIQKLLDQLIQKKYVERGEKDGSWRVFVTQ